The following coding sequences are from one Paenibacillus sp. FSL R5-0912 window:
- the pdxR gene encoding MocR-like pyridoxine biosynthesis transcription factor PdxR: MRIDLLRSGTKSLPQQISETIAQRITSGLLQPGSKLPSVRGLASSLKVSQVTVSKAYADLETRGHIICSQGKGCYVAERQRNVPDTSAGWQDAYDDYLPRAQLWRNFNYSEVQYPFHLAAIHSSLLPLEPIGATMAALVQEEPELMASYGNFQGDQELREVMRRHLQSRGIAIGSNDLMITSGSQQGIDLVARTFVGPGDTVYLEAPSYTGAIDVFAGRGAEMIFVPMDEQGMRVDRLTAMCDRRPPKLIYTNPTFQNPSGATMSITRRQRLLELARSYRCLIVEDDPFSDLYFHQPPPPSIKSMDGAGHVVYMKSFSKVLAPGCRIACVAAEGNILSRLIAAKSSSDLGSPLLTQRAVLPFIDRRYEAYAAKLRTALRLRKEAAAMLLKQYAPAGVSWTLPEGGLNLWLQLPESPGIDKLHALADQEGISFLPGDVCYAGDTPSRHIRLCYSQLTQEDMERGLRQFLRLLDRHLRSIRQ, from the coding sequence ATGCGTATTGATTTACTCCGCAGCGGCACTAAATCTCTGCCACAGCAGATCAGTGAGACCATAGCCCAGCGGATCACTTCCGGACTGCTCCAGCCGGGGAGTAAGCTGCCCTCCGTAAGAGGTCTGGCCTCCTCCTTGAAGGTAAGCCAGGTAACCGTCAGCAAGGCTTATGCTGATCTGGAAACCCGCGGTCATATTATCTGCAGCCAGGGCAAAGGCTGTTATGTAGCGGAGCGGCAGCGGAATGTGCCCGATACTTCAGCCGGATGGCAGGACGCTTATGACGACTACCTGCCGCGGGCACAGCTGTGGCGCAACTTCAATTATTCGGAAGTGCAGTATCCCTTCCATCTGGCAGCGATACACAGCAGCCTCCTTCCGCTTGAACCGATTGGTGCCACTATGGCGGCTCTGGTACAAGAAGAGCCAGAGCTGATGGCCTCCTACGGGAATTTCCAGGGCGATCAGGAGCTGCGGGAGGTGATGCGCAGGCATCTGCAGAGCCGGGGCATAGCGATTGGGTCCAATGACTTAATGATTACCAGCGGTTCACAGCAGGGAATCGATCTGGTGGCCCGGACCTTCGTCGGTCCCGGGGATACCGTATATCTGGAGGCGCCTAGCTATACGGGTGCCATTGATGTTTTTGCCGGACGGGGGGCAGAGATGATCTTCGTTCCGATGGATGAGCAAGGGATGCGGGTGGACCGGCTTACTGCAATGTGTGACCGCAGACCGCCGAAGCTCATCTATACGAACCCTACCTTTCAGAATCCCAGCGGCGCTACGATGAGCATAACAAGAAGACAGCGGCTGCTGGAGCTTGCCCGCAGTTACCGCTGTCTCATTGTGGAGGATGATCCGTTCAGTGATCTGTATTTCCATCAGCCGCCTCCGCCGTCGATCAAATCGATGGATGGCGCCGGGCATGTAGTCTATATGAAGAGCTTCAGCAAAGTGCTCGCGCCCGGATGCCGGATCGCCTGCGTTGCCGCTGAAGGCAATATCCTGTCCAGGCTGATTGCCGCCAAGTCGTCGAGTGACCTGGGCAGTCCGCTGCTGACCCAGCGGGCAGTATTGCCGTTCATCGACCGCAGGTATGAGGCCTACGCGGCGAAGCTGCGGACCGCCCTGCGCCTTCGCAAGGAAGCGGCGGCGATGCTTCTGAAGCAGTATGCCCCGGCCGGAGTCAGCTGGACGCTGCCTGAGGGCGGCCTGAACTTATGGCTGCAGCTGCCCGAATCCCCCGGGATAGACAAGCTGCATGCGCTGGCTGATCAGGAAGGGATATCCTTCCTGCCCGGAGATGTCTGCTATGCCGGAGACACGCCTTCCCGCCATATCCGGCTCTGTTATTCGCAGCTTACGCAAGAAGACATGGAGCGCGGGCTCAGACAGTTCCTGCGCCTGCTGGACCGGCATCTGCGTTCAATCCGCCAATAA
- a CDS encoding aminotransferase-like domain-containing protein, translated as MKINYAEMTNHLGSSAVRDILKITQGKDIISLAGGLPAEELFPVEAVRDAYNRVLASDVSALQYGLTEGYLPLREAVAARLGQQGIPVSAQEMLLTTGSQQAIDLLCRILIDPGDAVLVEAPTYLAALQVLGTYRADIRVVDSDEQGMLPEHLEEQLRKHRPKLLYAVPTFNNPSGATWSKERREQVVGLCRKYGVLILEDNPYGEITFDEIPGAYPPTLASIDRNLDGSSCVVYTGTFSKIVAPGLRTGWIIGPSELIRIIAKAKQAADLHSSAIDQRALHELLQRFDLEEHIRLISREYQSRMKLLSAELSSRNWEGASFLEPRGGMFLWLTLSGRINTAELLPLAVEQGVAFVPGEVFYSAGPLKNAMRLNFTHTRPELLPLAVQRLEVAMSRYEERLLPM; from the coding sequence ATGAAGATTAATTATGCTGAGATGACGAATCACCTGGGGTCCTCAGCTGTCCGTGACATTCTCAAAATTACGCAGGGCAAAGATATTATCTCGCTGGCGGGCGGCTTGCCTGCTGAGGAGCTGTTCCCTGTAGAGGCTGTCCGCGATGCCTATAACCGTGTACTCGCCAGTGATGTTTCAGCGCTGCAATACGGCTTAACCGAGGGATACCTTCCGCTGCGTGAAGCGGTCGCTGCAAGATTGGGACAGCAGGGCATTCCGGTGTCCGCACAGGAAATGCTCCTCACCACCGGTTCCCAGCAGGCTATAGATCTGCTCTGCAGAATACTTATTGATCCGGGTGATGCCGTACTGGTGGAAGCTCCTACTTATCTGGCTGCCCTGCAGGTGCTGGGAACTTACCGCGCAGACATCCGCGTGGTGGACAGCGATGAACAAGGTATGCTGCCTGAGCATCTCGAAGAACAGCTCCGTAAGCACCGGCCTAAGCTCCTGTATGCCGTCCCTACGTTCAACAATCCTTCAGGTGCGACCTGGAGCAAAGAACGCCGCGAACAGGTTGTAGGGCTATGCCGGAAATACGGCGTGCTGATATTGGAAGACAATCCGTACGGGGAGATTACCTTCGATGAAATTCCTGGAGCTTATCCGCCCACACTTGCCTCCATCGACAGAAATCTGGATGGTAGTTCCTGTGTGGTCTATACAGGCACCTTCTCCAAAATCGTGGCACCAGGGCTGCGCACAGGCTGGATCATCGGCCCTTCAGAGCTGATCCGCATCATCGCTAAAGCCAAGCAGGCTGCTGATCTGCATTCCAGCGCCATTGATCAGCGCGCCCTGCATGAACTTCTGCAGAGGTTTGACCTAGAAGAACATATCCGCCTGATCTCCCGTGAATATCAGTCACGGATGAAGCTGCTCTCGGCCGAGCTCTCCTCACGGAACTGGGAGGGGGCCAGCTTCCTTGAGCCGCGCGGCGGCATGTTCCTATGGCTGACCCTGTCCGGCCGCATTAATACTGCTGAGCTGCTGCCGCTTGCCGTAGAGCAGGGCGTCGCCTTCGTTCCCGGCGAGGTATTCTACTCCGCCGGGCCGCTGAAGAATGCGATGCGCCTCAACTTCACCCATACGCGGCCGGAGCTGCTGCCCCTTGCGGTGCAGCGGCTGGAAGTAGCCATGTCCCGGTATGAGGAACGTCTGCTTCCTATGTAG